The Bremerella alba genome includes the window GCAGTTCAACGAAGAACGTCGTCTCGACGAGATCATCGGCGACACGCGAGTCGACCATCGTCGAGATCATCAAGTCCATTTGCAAGAGTCGATAGCCTGGCCGGGCATTTTTAAACTCAGCCGTTGTCACTTCGTTGGCAGGCGTGAGATACCCGATGTCAAACTGAACCGGCGAACCGGCCCAAGTCCAAGCCGGGGAGGTGGCAAGAATGCTGACAATTGTCAGGGTGTAGAAAATGCGAACCATGTTTGCTGGCCTTTTCATTGCGAGTCCGTAGTGGTCTTCGCGGCTTCAAAGCAGGTCGCATTCCGTGCGAAAAAGAAAGTCCTATCCGTCCGTGCTTGCCGAATCCAATTCGATCGTTGTCATCCTACGGTACGCATCGAAGTCGACAAGTGTTGGGCAGGGAGGAGCCAAAAGATGGCAAGATTTGCGGATTTCTCCGCCTGCTGGCGATGCACCGCTAGCCCAAAGAAACTTGGGCGAAGCTGGTGATCGCCTCGTGCGAGTGGCCATCTTTCACCGGTTTGTTGCCTGGGCGAATGCTCAGACGGGTATCCATGCCGATCTCTTGGGCGGCGTCCAATTCGGCGACGACATCGCTGATGAACAGCACCTTCTCAGCGGCTTCGCCCACCTCGGCGGCAATCGTGTCGTAGCTCTTGGCGACCTGTTTAGGACCGGTCGTCGTGTCGAAGTGACCAGAGAAGTACTGCAGCAGATTGCCTGCTTCGCTGTGCCCGAAGAAAAGCTTCTGAGCCCCGATACTCCCGGACGAGTAGATGTACACGCGAAGGCCTGCCGAAGTCCACGCCTGCAACGCTTCGGGGACGTCGGCATAAACCTGGGCGATCATTTCGCCGCGTTCGAAGCCATTCTTCCAGATCATGCCTTGCAGGGCCTTCAAGCCGGTAGCTTTCACGTCGCCATCCATCAGTCGGCGAATTTCGGTCGCGACTTTGGCTCGTCGCTCCGATTCGTCGGTGCAGTCGGCTGTCCAGGTGGCGAAGTCCTCGCTGCCGGCATCTTGGGCGATCTGATCGAGAACCGGAGCAAGGCCCGGTTCGTTCCAGGCCGAATCGAGGTAAGCATCGAGTTCGCGCAGGACATAGGGGAACATGACATCGTACACGAAGGAAACGCTCGAAGTCGTTCCTTCGATGTCCAACAAAATGACATTCCAGGCACACGTCATTAGAGTTTCACCACCGGATCGATGTCGTCGGCCTTGGCCAGGTAGTCAGGTCCCCAGCATAAAGGGGAGTACTTCACGTGGACGCCATCGTCCATGTAGTGCGGTGTCCAGCCGGAGGGGTCTTCGAACAAGCGAATGCAGCGGATGTGCCGGTCGCTGCACAGGTTGAACCAATGCTGCGTGTCG containing:
- the mtnC gene encoding acireductone synthase, encoding MTCAWNVILLDIEGTTSSVSFVYDVMFPYVLRELDAYLDSAWNEPGLAPVLDQIAQDAGSEDFATWTADCTDESERRAKVATEIRRLMDGDVKATGLKALQGMIWKNGFERGEMIAQVYADVPEALQAWTSAGLRVYIYSSGSIGAQKLFFGHSEAGNLLQYFSGHFDTTTGPKQVAKSYDTIAAEVGEAAEKVLFISDVVAELDAAQEIGMDTRLSIRPGNKPVKDGHSHEAITSFAQVSLG